CTGCTGGAGAAAAAGCCCCTGAGTCTGGCCGTGCACTGGCGCGGTTTGAACGAAAGGGATATCGCCGGAATCCGTATGGCCCTCAAGACTCGTCTGCCCGATCTGGTGAATGGAGCCGTGCTGACCCTTCATGAATTCGACGGCGGCCTGGAGTTTCGTCCTTCAGGAATTTCCAAGGCACAGGCCGTGGACCGGATTCTGGGAGAAATGCCTTCCGGAACGGCAGCCGCCTATCTGGGCGATGACCTGACGGATGAAGATGCCTTTTCCGCCATCAAAGGAAGAGGCCTGGCGGTTTTGGTCAGAGAGACACTGCGGGATACCTGCGCAGATCTCTGGCTCCGGCCGCCGGATGAACTTCTGGATTTTCTGAGGCGCTGGCAGGCGGCCACGTCATGACATTTCCCCCGACGAGTTTTTATCAGGGGGATGCATTCCCAAAGCCCGGATGTGGTCGATTTTTTTGGAAGAATCCGGGCGGGTTGCGGTTTTTTTTAAGGAGCTGACAGGATGACACAATCTGAAGCACACAGTGAAAATATCCCGCCGGCCGGTCGCCTCGTCATTGTGTCCAACCGGCTTCCCGTGGTGTTAAACAAGGAAGACGGAAAATGGCAGGCCGTGCCGGGCTCCGGAGGGCTGGTGACGGCGCTTGCCCCTGTACTCAAGGATCGGGGCGGTCTGTGGATCGGATGGGCGGGAACGGGCGATGTCGCCGAAAAGGAGTTGAGCTGTGCACTGGAAGAAGCAACCCTGGATTCGGGATTTACGCTCAAGCCGGTGCCCCTTACTGCCGAAGATATCGAAAAGTATTATTCAGGGTTTTCCAACGAGATTATATGGCCCCAGTTTCACGACCTTCTGGGCAGATGTAATTTTGATTCCTCGTATTGGCCCGGCTACCAGGCGGCGAATCGGAAATTTGCCGTGGTGATTCGTGATAACCTGAGGCAGAATGATTATATCTGGGTTCATGATTACCACCTGATGAAGGTTGCTCAGGATCTTCATGACATGGGGGTGAAGAATAACGTCGGGTTTTTCCTGCACATTCCGTTTCCGCCACTCGATATTTTTATGAGGCTTCCGTGGCGGTTTCAGTTGCTGCGGGCACTGCTGCATTATGATCTGATCGGATTTCAGACGTTGCGGGACCGGCGAAATTTCAAGCAATGTGTCCAGGCGCTCATCAGGGACGTGCCGGTTCACGGCAAAGGCCAGATCCTTACCCTGACGTTTGGTGATCATACGGTGAGGGTGGGGGTCTTTCCCATCAGTATCGATTTTAATGAATTTGCCGACATGGCCCGCAGGCCGGAAGTGGTGGAGCGGGCTCGTCAAATCGCCCGGGAGCCGCTGCCGGATGTTCAGATTATTCTCGGGATTGACCGTCTGGATTATACAAAGGGGATTCCCGAACGGATCAAGGCGTTTGGGGAAACCCTGCGACGGTATCCGGAATTGCAGACAAAGGTAAGTCTCTTTCAGGTGGTCGTGCCCAGCAGAGATCAGCTGCCCGAGTATCAGATGATGAAAGAAGAAATTGAGCAGCTGGTGAGTGAGATTAACGGTCGTTTTGCACGTGTCGACTGGGTTCCTGTTCATTACTTTTTCCGTAATCTCGACCGCGCAGAGCTGGTCGCACATTACCGCGCGGCCGATATCGTGCTGATCACCTCGCTCAAAGACGGGATGAACCTGATTGCCAAAGAATATTGCGCCGCGAATGTCGACAATAACGGCATCGTAATCCTGAGTGAATTTGCCGGGGCTACCGCACAGATGCAGAATGCCGCGCTGCTGGTCAACCCGAATGATCAGGAGGGCGTGGCCGATACTATCTACAGCGCCGTTATCATGTCGCGTTTTGAACGACAAAAACGGATGAAAAAATTGCGCACCCGAATTCGAAAGCATGACATTTACTGGTGGGTAAATTTGTTTCTAAATGCATCCATCGCCAAAAAGTTAGATGATTTCAACATCATCGCTGACTACAAGCCCCAGTTCAATCTGTCGAGGCAACAACGGAACAGACGCTGCAGAAAATGATCTGTGAATGCCTTTTGAGAATTTCGGGCTTGATCATAACTGCGGCCATAACGTCGTGAAGGCCGGGACTTTGAAACTACACGTAAGAGAATATGGCCGCAGTTGTGATCAATCCCAGAATTTCATTTAACCGGATTGAAAAATATGACATATTCTTCGGATTCGAATGAATCATAAAGAAGGCCGAAGATGAAACATCAGTATCTGGAAAGACTCAAGGAATCCAACCCTGCACTGAGGCTCCTCAATGCAGACAACATGCCCCTGATCATCAGTTTTCTCCATCACATGTTCGTTGAAACGAATCAGCGCTCTCTTTCCTGTTCCGAACTGGAATCCCGGCTGGGCGACTATCTGTACCAGCTCAGGGAGATCTACGGGGAGGGGCGGTACCCGAGGAGCGCAAAAGCGTATCTTGAGGAGTGGGCCAGGGGGGAAAACGCTTTTTTGAGAAAATATTACACCCCCCTCAGCGATGAGCCGGAGTTTGATCTCTCACCGGGTGCTGAAAAGGCCATGGAGTGGCTGAAAAGTCTTGAAGAGCGACACTTCATCGGCACGGAATCCCGCCTGCTCACGGTATTTCAGCTCCTTCGGGAGATTGTTTCAAAAACCAATCAGGATCCTGCCCAGCGCATCCGGGAACTCGAAGAAAAGCGGGCGGCCATTGATGCCGAAATTGAAAAGATCGAAAGCCAGGGGCTCGCCCCGCACGATCCCACCCAGATCAAGGAGCGTTTTTTCCAGCTGGAAGATACGGCCCGACGCCTTCTGTCGGATTTCAGGCAGGTTGAGTCCAACTTCCGGACCCTGGATCAGGAGACCCGCGAACGCATCGCCACCAGCGACAAAGCCAAGGGCGAGCTCCTTGACGAAATTTTCAGTGACCAGGACGTAATATGGGATTCGGATCAGGGCAGGAGTTTTACGGCTTTCTGGGAATTTCTCATGTCTCCCTCCCGCCAGGGGGAACTGACCGAGCTTCTGGAAAAGGTGTTTCTGCTCGATGAGGTGAGGCAGCTGGCGCCAGATCCCTTCCTCTCCCGGATCAAATTTTATCTGCTGGAGGCCGGAGAAAAGGTCTATAAAACCAACAACCTTCTGGTGGAGCAGCTGCGCAAGTTTCTCGATAACCAGGCGTGGCTGGAAAACCGGCGTATCATGGAGCTGATCAGGGAGATCGAAAAAAGCGCCATCGAGGTCAAGGCGAATGCCCCCGGGGACAAGGTCTTTGCCACTTTGGACGAGACCCGGCCGCATCTGGAAATCGTGATGAACCGGACCCTCTTTACGCCTCCGATAAATCCGGTGATCGACGAGACGAGTCTGACGGCCGGCACAGCGGATATGGATGTGGATGTTCTCTACAGTCAGAATCACATCGATGAGGAAAAACTCAGGGCCAACATCAGAAAGGCTCTGGGCACGGCCTCCCAGATCTCCCTTGCCGGGGTCATTGAGCACTTTCCCGTAGAAAAGGGGCTGGCCGAGGCGGTGGCCTACCTGAAGATCGCGTCGAACGATGAAAAGGCCTTGATTGATGAAAAGGCCTGTGAGATTATTTTAATCTCAGGCGACGGCGATAAGGCGAAAACCGTGAAAATGCCGCTGATCATATTTGTCCGGTAAGATAAGGAATCGCTTTTTGGATACCATTAATGAAACCGAAAACAGATCCGGGGGCATTTCCCCCGTTCTCATACAGCTGCTGAAAGGGGTCCTTTACGAGGATCTTCGTCCTGACCTGTGGCGGGACCTTTTTACCTTCAGGGCTGCGGTGAGCGACTATTTTGACCGTATCGGCCTGATGCTTTTTATCGATGAAGCCGAAGGATACGCTTTTCTCCGCCAGCAGGAGGAAAGTGAAGAAGAAGCTGCCCGGGAGACAAATGAAGCCCTTCCCCGGCTCGTGCCACGCCGCCAGCTCAGCTATCCTTTGAGCCTGCTGCTGGTGCTGCTTCGCAAGAAACTGGTGGAGCAGGATGCCGGCGGCGGACAGACCCGGCTGATCCTCACCCGCGAGCAGATCATCGACATGATCCAGGTCTTTTTGCCCGAAGCCGGCAACGAGGCCCGTTTGATCGAGCAGATCGACAGCCATATCAACCGGGTGGTGGAGTACGGATTTCTCCGGCGCCTCAAGGGGGAGGAGGGCCGCTTCGAGGTGCGAAGGATCGTCAAGGCCCTGGTGGACGCCGACTGGCTCACGGGCCTGAACGACAAGCTTACGGAGTACAGAAATTATGGCGCGGCGTAACCCCGAAGAGATGATGTCCCTGCTGGATTTTTCCAGCTCTGATTCCGAGGCGGGTTTCCGCCTCAAACAGCTGGAGCTGTATAACTGGGGGACCTTTCACCGCAACGTGTGGTCCATTGCGCCCGAAGGCGCGAACAGCCTTCTCACCGGTGATATCGGCTCCGGAAAATCTACCTTGGTGGACGCGGTGGTCACCCTGCTCGTCCCCCATAACAAAATCGTCTACAACAAGGCGGCAGGTGCCGAAACCCGGGAGCGGACCCTCTACTCCTACATCCGGGGGGAGTACAAGAGCGAAAAGGACGATTTCACCCAGGCCGCCCGGGCTGTTTCCCTGCGCGATGGCAACAGCTACACGGTTCTGCTCGCCCGATTCGCCAACAAGGGCTATGCTCAGCTGGTGACCCTGGCCCAGGTGTTCTGGCTCAAGGACCAGAAAAAGACTCCGGAGCGTTTCTTCGTGGTAGCCGACAGGGCGCTTACCATCGCAGAGCACTTTGCGGATTTCGGAAGCAACATCCTCGATCTTAAAAAGCGCTTGAAAAAAACGGCCGGTATCCAGGTGTTCGACAATTTCAAGGCCTACGGCGGCCGTTTCCGGCACCTGTTCGGCATTGCCAGTAACCAGGCACTGGATCTTTTTTACCAGACCGTTTCCATGAAATCCGTGGGCAATCTCAATGAATTCGTTCGCAGCCACATGCTTGAAAAGAGCGACGTTGCGATTCGCATCGACGAGCTGCGCCGCAATTTCGACAACCTCAACCGCGCCCACGGGGCAGTGCTCCGGGCAAAGGCCCAGATTATTCGTCTCGTCCCCATGGAGGAGGTTTTTGGCCGGTACCGGTCTGTGGAAAAGAAGATCCGGGAGCTCAAGGACTGCCGCGAGGCGCTTCTTGCCTATGTGGGCTTTCACAAAGCAAAACTCCTGAAAATATGGATCGATGAGCTCAAACTCCAGCTGATGAAGCAGGGCCATCGGATCGAAGCCCTGGAGGAGGAAACCGGAAAGCTCCAGGAAAAGGAGGTGGATCTTAAGGTCAGCATCAGCGATAAGGGGGGCCGTCGCATAGAAGACATAAGGAAAGCGGTTGCCGAGCTGAACCGGACCCGGGACCGAAAGCTTTCCATGGAAAAAAATTATCGAACCTGTTCAGATGTCCTGGGACTTGGCCCGGCAAGGGATGAGGAGGCGTTTTACGCCAACCGGAAAAGCGCTGAAACGCTGCTGGATAAGATCGAAGACGATCTGTTGACCCTGGGGAAAAAACAGGTGGACATCGGCATAGAGATCAAGGAAAAGGAGCGCCGCCTGACACTTCTCAAGGAGGAGATTGACTCCCTGAAAAGCCGGAAAAACAACATCCCGCTGAAAAATCTCAGGATTCGAAAAGAGATGGCCGCTGCATCGGGGATCGACGAGGAGCAACTGCCCTTTGCCGGGGAACTCCTTTCCGTGAGGGAGGATGAAAAAGCGTGGGAAGGGGCCATGGAACGGGTTCTCCACAACTTTGGCCTCAGCCTTCTGGTCCCGGGTGAGCATTACGCCAGGGTCAGCCATTATGTGGACAGAACCCGGCTTGCCGGAAGACTTGTTTATTTTCGTACCGGGGATAATGAGAAAAAAGCCCCGGGCAACGCACCTGATGCCGACAGCCTCCCGGCCAAGCTCCAGATCAGGCCCGACACCCCGTTCTACGGCTGGCTGGAGGGCGAACTGCCCCGGAGATTTGATTACGCCTGCTGCGATTCCATCGAAGCGTTCCGAAGACTTCCCAGTGCGATCACCCTGAACGGCCAGATCAAATCCGGCGGGCGGCGCCATGAAAAGGATGACCGTCACAGGATAGATGACCGCAGCCGCTACATTCTGGGGTGGACCAACCAGGAGAAAATCCGGGCACTGGAGACCGAAGCTTTCCAGGTGGAAAAAGAGGGGGGTGCGCTTGCCGATGCAGTCATTGACCTTTTGAAGGAGCAACAGAAGCTTCAGGGGCTCAGGGATGCGGCAAGAGACCTGCTCAAGGTCGAATCCTACAATGAGATCCACTGGCAGCCCCAGGCAGGGGAGATCCAGGTGCTGGAAGCGGAGCGCAAACGCATCGAGGAAAGCTCAGATCTTCTCAACTCCCTGCGAAAGGAGCTGGAGAAGGTAAAGCAGGCGCTTACCGAAAAGGTCAAACTTCTCAGGGAGCAGCGGGACCTTAAAAGCAGGAACGAACAGAAACTCGGCGATCGCACCGAAGAGCTGAAAAGCGCCAGTGATGCCGAATCAGAGTTGGAAGAGGCGGAAAAACAGCGGCTTTTTCCCCTGATAGATGATTTCAGGCAGGAGACCTGCGGAGACAGCCCCTTTTCTCTCCAGAACCTCGATAAACGGCAGCGGGACATCCGGGGTCTGATTCAGCAGGGACTCGACAGGGATGAGGCGCGGATCAAACGCATGGAGGAGAAGATTCTCAAGCAGATGGCCGCATACAAGAACGATTATCCGGCCGAAACCATTGAGGTGGACGTGAGCCTCGGGGCCATGGACGCCTACGGGGAGATGCTCAGGGTTCTTTCCGCAGAGGATCTGCCCCGGCACGAAGCCCGTTTCAAAAAACTCCTGAACGAAGGCACCATCAA
This portion of the Desulfobacterales bacterium genome encodes:
- a CDS encoding SbcC/MukB-like Walker B domain-containing protein → MARRNPEEMMSLLDFSSSDSEAGFRLKQLELYNWGTFHRNVWSIAPEGANSLLTGDIGSGKSTLVDAVVTLLVPHNKIVYNKAAGAETRERTLYSYIRGEYKSEKDDFTQAARAVSLRDGNSYTVLLARFANKGYAQLVTLAQVFWLKDQKKTPERFFVVADRALTIAEHFADFGSNILDLKKRLKKTAGIQVFDNFKAYGGRFRHLFGIASNQALDLFYQTVSMKSVGNLNEFVRSHMLEKSDVAIRIDELRRNFDNLNRAHGAVLRAKAQIIRLVPMEEVFGRYRSVEKKIRELKDCREALLAYVGFHKAKLLKIWIDELKLQLMKQGHRIEALEEETGKLQEKEVDLKVSISDKGGRRIEDIRKAVAELNRTRDRKLSMEKNYRTCSDVLGLGPARDEEAFYANRKSAETLLDKIEDDLLTLGKKQVDIGIEIKEKERRLTLLKEEIDSLKSRKNNIPLKNLRIRKEMAAASGIDEEQLPFAGELLSVREDEKAWEGAMERVLHNFGLSLLVPGEHYARVSHYVDRTRLAGRLVYFRTGDNEKKAPGNAPDADSLPAKLQIRPDTPFYGWLEGELPRRFDYACCDSIEAFRRLPSAITLNGQIKSGGRRHEKDDRHRIDDRSRYILGWTNQEKIRALETEAFQVEKEGGALADAVIDLLKEQQKLQGLRDAARDLLKVESYNEIHWQPQAGEIQVLEAERKRIEESSDLLNSLRKELEKVKQALTEKVKLLREQRDLKSRNEQKLGDRTEELKSASDAESELEEAEKQRLFPLIDDFRQETCGDSPFSLQNLDKRQRDIRGLIQQGLDRDEARIKRMEEKILKQMAAYKNDYPAETIEVDVSLGAMDAYGEMLRVLSAEDLPRHEARFKKLLNEGTINSIALFQNQLDKEKQEIQEKIGAINLSLRQTEYNPGTYIKLGTDPTQDVDVRNFQQEIRQCLANTLEGDELYSENKFLQVKGLIERFNGREGLTELDLRWTLKVTDVRNWFNFSASERWGEDDTEKEFYSDSAGKSGGQKEKLAYTILAAALAYQFGLEWGAKKSRSFRFVVIDEAFGKGSDESTRYGLELFKKLNLQLLIVTPLQKIHVIEDYIRAVHFIHNEGGKNSILRNLSIDEYRKEKARYLSEAAAGITIGAGH
- a CDS encoding trehalose-6-phosphate synthase; this encodes MTQSEAHSENIPPAGRLVIVSNRLPVVLNKEDGKWQAVPGSGGLVTALAPVLKDRGGLWIGWAGTGDVAEKELSCALEEATLDSGFTLKPVPLTAEDIEKYYSGFSNEIIWPQFHDLLGRCNFDSSYWPGYQAANRKFAVVIRDNLRQNDYIWVHDYHLMKVAQDLHDMGVKNNVGFFLHIPFPPLDIFMRLPWRFQLLRALLHYDLIGFQTLRDRRNFKQCVQALIRDVPVHGKGQILTLTFGDHTVRVGVFPISIDFNEFADMARRPEVVERARQIAREPLPDVQIILGIDRLDYTKGIPERIKAFGETLRRYPELQTKVSLFQVVVPSRDQLPEYQMMKEEIEQLVSEINGRFARVDWVPVHYFFRNLDRAELVAHYRAADIVLITSLKDGMNLIAKEYCAANVDNNGIVILSEFAGATAQMQNAALLVNPNDQEGVADTIYSAVIMSRFERQKRMKKLRTRIRKHDIYWWVNLFLNASIAKKLDDFNIIADYKPQFNLSRQQRNRRCRK
- the otsB gene encoding trehalose-phosphatase, whose amino-acid sequence is MKIFDKEKKVSVFFESMRNAAGRALLLDYDGTLAPFRINRGDARPYPGITGMLEKIIGAGKTRLVVISGRGLDDLIPLLGTRQLPELWGSHGGERLSLNGTYETAVVPERLKHDLQRVSGWLLEKGWGRLLEKKPLSLAVHWRGLNERDIAGIRMALKTRLPDLVNGAVLTLHEFDGGLEFRPSGISKAQAVDRILGEMPSGTAAAYLGDDLTDEDAFSAIKGRGLAVLVRETLRDTCADLWLRPPDELLDFLRRWQAATS
- a CDS encoding DUF4194 domain-containing protein yields the protein MDTINETENRSGGISPVLIQLLKGVLYEDLRPDLWRDLFTFRAAVSDYFDRIGLMLFIDEAEGYAFLRQQEESEEEAARETNEALPRLVPRRQLSYPLSLLLVLLRKKLVEQDAGGGQTRLILTREQIIDMIQVFLPEAGNEARLIEQIDSHINRVVEYGFLRRLKGEEGRFEVRRIVKALVDADWLTGLNDKLTEYRNYGAA
- a CDS encoding DUF3375 domain-containing protein, with protein sequence MKHQYLERLKESNPALRLLNADNMPLIISFLHHMFVETNQRSLSCSELESRLGDYLYQLREIYGEGRYPRSAKAYLEEWARGENAFLRKYYTPLSDEPEFDLSPGAEKAMEWLKSLEERHFIGTESRLLTVFQLLREIVSKTNQDPAQRIRELEEKRAAIDAEIEKIESQGLAPHDPTQIKERFFQLEDTARRLLSDFRQVESNFRTLDQETRERIATSDKAKGELLDEIFSDQDVIWDSDQGRSFTAFWEFLMSPSRQGELTELLEKVFLLDEVRQLAPDPFLSRIKFYLLEAGEKVYKTNNLLVEQLRKFLDNQAWLENRRIMELIREIEKSAIEVKANAPGDKVFATLDETRPHLEIVMNRTLFTPPINPVIDETSLTAGTADMDVDVLYSQNHIDEEKLRANIRKALGTASQISLAGVIEHFPVEKGLAEAVAYLKIASNDEKALIDEKACEIILISGDGDKAKTVKMPLIIFVR